From a region of the Mauremys mutica isolate MM-2020 ecotype Southern chromosome 12, ASM2049712v1, whole genome shotgun sequence genome:
- the LOC123347020 gene encoding uncharacterized protein LOC123347020, which produces MERGLLEDLCRGARLPVTKAVLVAGFPEEMEPNEIEESLDAAEILGRVKVHTRIYNRKVKGMVALCTHSKEADLDKVPKEVKVEGIPWTILGAEQSPPSVPESLEVDSLAQKLQALMVDEKRTREELILALGGAPTPAAPSLVGWAKELGNALKDALKPVHENAPYKRLRSFSGVSPVPSGEDDYETWRDFTVPLVQEWECSDAEKRKRVLESLRGPAMRIIRALKDSQPAATVQDYLTALESVYGATDSSEDLYYRFRHTYQEPHERLSDFIRRLEDLLQQVVRKEGIPTKRIDFARLDQILRGTRQDGLMLWKLQLRERAQDPPPFHKLIREIREEEERLLQADAVLQPKTAGSHTTTVLGEMEDAPSVAAALRDLTREVAMMKAQGHTVPSSREESSRRGDSQREGFCYNCGRDGHYAFDCQNKTDHARVSQRLQQTIRRLQGNTHRAWGRSNPRQGSPGKTTNRGYPRGLIGPQAIVPVRIEGRLCEALLDSGSQVTILYESYYREHLQHLPLRPLSGLTVWGIGCDSCPYRGYILLNVQFPKNVAGVNQEIETLALVCPDPKGRKYAPLILGTNANLFQRLAWKCREMAGNNYLQELPMHALCKAAYQRARGPPSQEKTKARPFGRDSFQFGDSPIPAEWKDRLCEKLIKRKAVFSIHEWDVGCAHDVEHHIQMQDGRPFRERSRRLAPADIEDVRQHLQELVQAGIIEESRSPYASPIVVVRKKSGKVRMCIDYRTLNRRTIPDQYTMPRVDDALDSLNGSCWFSVLDLRSGYYQVPMAPEDREKTAFICPLGFYQFNRMPQGVSGAPATFQRLMERVVGDMHLLECLVYLDDIIVFGRTLEEHETRLCKVLDRLEQAGLKLSLDKCIFCQTSVRYVGHIVSADGIATDPEKVKAVTTWPKPTTLKELRSFLGFCGYYRKFIKNFSHIVHALTELTKGYPPTNKKKGNSPRHKYFNVGAPFGKRWTAECEEAFHKIIQQLTQAPVLVYADPTQPYELHVDASYTGLGAVLYQEREGKLRPVAFASRGLTPPERNYPAHQVEFLALKWAITERFHDYLYGAKFTVKTDNNPLTYIKTTAKLSVAGHRWLAALSAYDFTLQYRPGRTNVDADALSRQPHSKDLLPSDQMNVGTSALRALCQRVSIVEEKSTANGERAIDCLGAPPEAIPIAYSSFTRVQDPQLPKLKDREVEYAQRADPRMKDILYALERGKDPRAIRLSHPEEALLLKEWDRLLVRDGRLYRGQKHPQRPHHKQLVLPQKYRQGVLEACHDRMGHLGIERLEALVKARFYWPRMGPDIAHHIRTCTRCIQRKTLPKQAAPLVSITSSAPMELVFMDFLSLEPDRRGTANILVVTDHFTRYAQAYPTKDQKASTVAKILWEKFFVHYGLPARLHSDQGRDFESRLIKELCKIMGIKKSRTTPYHPQGDPLPERFNRTLLNMLGTLEPQQKKYWSQHVEHLVHAYNCTRHDATGFTPYMLMFGREARLPIDLCFEVSSDGALPKTYLGYVARLRDQLKEAYRIATQAAGHQNQKNKTRYDQRVRQQEIRVGDRVLARNLGLQGKHKIADRWESHPYIIEKKLGDLPVYRIRPEGSRGPTKTLHRNHLLPIGQVLFPREDVSTDSETPGPASRTRSQRWKYTRPLQTPSSSESEDEIGFGEHPVGNDLTLMDPFVVTQRDGEGEDPTLSIPEASLSQAVETPQEHDEEGSVQAENPVPQTATLNPDALEFVPQGPIILPPCPVVSPQPTSDSQPRRSSREGKPRCVLTYDRLGEPSDLQLPGVPRGASCLMGNLFHPSGFCGMDDGNASDEWGPWVSCWGSMA; this is translated from the coding sequence atggagagaggattATTAGAAGACCTGTGCCGAGGGGCACGACTCCCAGTAACCAAAGCTGTGCTGGTGGCGGGGTTCCCAGAAGAGATGGAACCAAATGAAATTGAGGAAAGCCTAGATGCAGCTGAAATACTGGGGAGGGTAAAGGTCCACACCCGTATTTACAACCGCAAAGTGAAGGGCATGGTAGCACTATGTACTCACTCCAAGGAAGCAGATCTTGACAAAGTGCCCAAAGAGGTGAAAGTAGAAGGTATCCCCTGGACAATTCTCGGGGCAGAGCAGTCCCCTCCTAGTGTGCCTGAGTCACTTGAGGTGGATTCTTTAGCACAGAAATTGCAAGCTCTGATGGTAGATGAGAAGCGGACAAGAGAAGAATTAATTTTAGCATTAGGAGGGGCTCCAacacctgcagcacccagcctggtGGGATGGGCCAAAGAGCTGGGAAATGCTCTCAAAGATGCATTGAAGCCGGTACATGAAAATGCTCCATACAAGCGGTTACGTTCATTCTCGGGGGTGTCACCTGTACCCTCAGGGGAGGATGATTATGAAACCTGGAGGGATTTTACGGTGCCACTTGTCCAAGAGTGGGAATGCTCTGATGCTGAGAAGCGGAAACGGGTGCTTGAGAGTCTGAGGGGACCTGCCATGCGAATTATCCGAGCCCTGAAAGACTCACAACCAGCCGCCACAGTGCAAGACTATTTAACCGCTCTTGAGAGTGTCTACGGTGCTACTGATAGCAGTGAAGACCTGTATTATCGGTTTCGCCATACCTATCAGGAGCCCCACGAACGATTGTCTGATTTCATCAGGAGACTAGAGGATTTGCTACAGCAGGTAGTGCGGAAGGAGGGCATCCCCACCAAGCGCATTGATTTCGCTAGATTGGACCAAATCCTCCGGGGCACCCGACAAGATGGGTTGATGTTGTGGAAACTGCAGCTGAGGGAGCGGGCCCAagacccacccccattccacaagCTCATTCGAGAGATACGTGAGGAGGAGGAGCGATTGTTGCAAGCGGATGCAGTGTTGCAGCCGAAGACGGCAGGGAGTCACACCACCACAGTGCTTGGAGAGATGGAAGATGCCCCATCAgtggcagcagcactgagagATTTGACCCGAGAAGTGGCCATGATGAAAGCTCAGGGACATACTGTGCCATCCTCAAGAGAGGAGAGTAGCAGGAGGGGTGATAGCCAGCGTGAAGGTTTCTGTTATAACTGTGGAAGAGATGGTCACTATGCCTTCGACTGTCAAAACAAGACAGATCATGCAAGGGTATCTCAGAGATTGCAGCAGACCATTAGGAGGCTTCAGGGAAACACCCACAGGGCTTGGGGAAGGAGCAACCCAAGACAAGGCTCCCCAGGAAAAACCACAAACAGAGGCTACCCACGTGGGCTGATAGGCCCCCAGGCTATAGTACCTGTTCGTATAGAAGGACGATTGTGTGAGGCATTGCTGGACAGTGGATCACAGGTCACCATACTTTATGAATCTTACTACCGAGAACACCTGCAGCACTTGCCCCTGCGTCCCCTGTCTGGCCTGACAGTCTGGGGAATTGGCTGTGACTCCTGCCCCTATCGGGGATATATCCTGTTAAATGTTCAGTTCCCAAAGAACGTTGCGGGGGTAAACCAGGAAATAGAAACTTTGGCACTGGTCTGCCCAGATCCAAAGGGAAGAAAGTATGCACCTTTAATCCTAGGGACAAATGCAAACCTGTTCCAGAGGTTGGCGTGGAAATGCCGTGAGATGGCAGGGAACAACTATCTGCAGGAGCTGCCAATGCATGCTTTATGTAAAGCTGCATACCAGCGAGCCAGGGGGCCCCCATCCCAAGAGAAGACCAAGGCTAGGCCTTTTGGGAGGGATAGTTTCCAGTTTGGGGATTCCCCCATTCCTGCTGAGTGGAAGGACCGCCTGTGTGAGAAGTTAATCAAGAGGAAGGCTGTTTTCTCTATACACGAATGGGATGTTGGGTGTGCACATGATGTGGAGCACCATATCCAAATGCAGGATGGTCGGCCTTTTCGAGAGAGGTCGAGACGATTAGCCCCCGCTGATATTGAAGATGTGAGGCAGCACCTACAGGAACTGGTTCAAGCAGGTATCATTGAGGAATCCAGGAGCCCCTACGCATCGCCGATCGTCGTAGTACGAAAGAAAAGTGGAAAGGTGCGCATGTGCATCGACTATCGCACTCTGAACCGGCGGACGATCCCTGACCAATACACAATGCCCCGGGTGGATGACGCTTTGGATAGCTTGAATGGTAGCTGCTGGTTCTCTGTCCTTGACCTCCGCAGTGGATACTATCAAGTGCCCATGGCACCCGAGGACCGGGAGAAGACAGCATTCATCTGCCCTTTAGGATTTTACCAATTTAATCGCATGCCTCAAGGAGTATCTGGAGCTCCAGCCACATTTCAGCGACTCATGGAGCGGGTGGTAGGGGACATGCACCTGTTGGAGTGTCTGGTATACCTGGATGACATTATAGTGTTCGGGCGCACTTTAGAAGAACACGAGACTCGGCTGTGCAAAGTCCTGGATCGTTTGGAACAGGCTGGCCTCAAGTTATCCTTAGACAAGTGCATCTTCTGCCAGACATCCGTGCGGTATGTGGGACACATAGTGTCTGCAGATGGTATAGCTACAGACCCAGAGAAGGTGAAGGCGGTAACTACCTGGCCGAAGCCCACAACTCTCAAGGAATTAAGGTCATTTCTGGGATTCTGTGGCTATTACCGCAAGTTTATCAAGAATTTTTCGCACATCGTACATGCACTCACAGAGCTCACCAAGGGATACCCCCCCACAAATAAGAAGAAGGGGAACTCACCTCGCCATAAATACTTCAATGTGGGTGCACCTTTTGGAAAACGGTGGACTGCTGAGTGTGAAGAAGCTTTCCATAAAATCATTCAACAGCTCACGCAAGCACCTGTTTTGGTGTACGCTGATCCCACCCAGCCGTATGAACTTCATGTTGATGCAAGCTACACTGGTTTAGGCGCTGTCCTTTATCAAGAGCGTGAGGGCAAACTCCGACCGGTAGCATTTGCAAGTCGAGGTCTCACACCGCCTGAGAGAAACTACCCTGCACATCAAGTGGAGTTCCTGgcattgaaatgggccatcacagaGAGGTTCCATGACTACCTCTATggggccaagttcactgtaaaaaCTGATAATAACCCTTTGACATACATCAAGACAACAGCAAAATTATCCGTAGCAGGACACCGGTGGTTAGCGGCACTCTCTGCCTATGATTTCACTCTGCAGTATCGACCCGGTCGAACAAACGTGGATGCAGATGCCTTGTCTCGGCAACCTCACTCTAAGGATTTATTACCCAGTGATCAGATGAATGTGGGGACCTCTGCACTGAGAGCTTTATGCCAACGGGTATCCATTGTGGAGGAAAAATCCACAGCCAATGGAGAACGAGCAATTGACTGTCTGGGTGCACCAccagaagccatacccatagcctACTCAAGTTTTACTAGAGTACAGGacccacagctgcccaaactaAAGGATCGAGAGGTAGAGTATGCCCAGCGAGCTGATCCACGGATGAAGGACATCCTTTATGCGTTGGAAAGGGGAAAAGATCCCAGGGCTATTCGACTGAGTCACCCAGAGGAGGCCCTTTTGCTGAAAGAATGGGATCGCTTATTGGTTCGGGATGGACGACTTTACCGAGGGCAGAAGCATCCTCAGAGGCCTCACCATAAGCAGTTGGTGCTACCGCAGAAGTACCGGCAAGGCGTGTTAGAGGCCTGCCACGATCGAATGGGGCATCTGGGAATCGAGCGGTTGGAGGCCCTAGTTAAGGCAAGATTCTATTGGCCCCGAATGGGGCCTGACATCGCCCACCATATTCGCACCTGCACCAGATGTATCCAACGAAAGACTCTGCCTAAGCAGGCGGCTCCTCTTGTCAGCATCACAAGTTCTGCACCCATGGAGCTTGTCTTTATGGACTTTCTGTCATTAGAGCCTGACCGCCGGGGTACTGCAAATATCTTGGTGGTCACTGACCATTTTACTCGTTATGCCCAGGCTTATCCCACCAAAGATCAAAAAGCTTCCACGGTCGCCAAGATCCTGTGGGAAAAGTTCTTCGTCCACTATGGGTTGCCCGCCAGACTACACTCAGATCAGGGACGGGATTTTGAAAGTCGATTAATAAAAGAACTTTGTAAGATCATGGGGATAAAAAAATCACGTACCACCCCTTATCATCCCCAAGGGGATCCACTACCAGAACGATTCAACCGCACACTACTGAACATGCTGGGAACTCTGGAGCCTCAGCAGAAAAAATACTGGAGCCAGCACGTAGAGCATTTGGTTCATGCATATAACTGCACTCGACACGATGCAACTGGGTTCACACCATACATGTTAATGTTCGGTCGAGAGGCCCGGTTGCCGATCGATCTCTGTTTTGAAGTGTCTTCAGATGGGGCACTCCCAAAAACATACTTGGGGTATGTGGCGCGCTTAAGAGATCAACTGAAAGAGGCATATCGAATAGCGACGCAAGCAGCTGGTCACCAGAATCAAAAGAATAAAACCCGATATGATCAGCGAGTGAGGCAACAGGAGATTCGGGTTGGTGACCGAGTTTTGGCCCGAAATCTCGGACTACAGGGAAAACACAAAATTGCAGATCGTTGGGAGTCACACCCGTACATTATAGAGAAGAAACTTGGGGATCTACCAGTGTATCGCATACGTCCTGAGGGCAGTCGTGGCCCCACCAAAACTCTCCACCGGAATCATCTGTTACCTATAGGACAAGTATTGTTTCCCCGTGAGGATGTTTCCACAGATTCTGAGACTCCCGGACCTGCAAGTCGGACACGGTCCCAACGATGGAAATATACCCGTCCTCTGCAAACACCCAGCTCCTCGGAGAGTGAGGATGAAATAGGGTTTGGTGAACATCCAGTTGGGAATGACCTAACCCTAATGGATCCTTTTGTTGTCACGCAAAGAGATGGTGAAGGGGAAGACCCCACACTGAGCATTCCCGAGGCCTCACTGTCCCAAGCTGTGGAGACCCCCCAAGAACATGATGAGGAAGGCTCAGTGCAGGCAGAGAACCCTGTACCCCAAACAGCCACTTTAAACCCAGATGCACTTGAATTCGTGCCTCAAGGACCCATCATCTTGCCTCCATGTCCGGTGGTGTCACCTCAGCCAACATCCGACAGCCAGCCTAGACGTTCCTCTAGGGAAGGGAAGCCCAGGTGTGTGCTGACGTATGATCGTTTAGGGGAACCCAGTGACCTACAGCTTCCTGGGGTGCCACGGGGGGCGAGCTGCCTCATGGGAAACCTGTTCCACCCCTCGGGGTTCTGTGGGATGGATGATGGGAATGCTTCTGATGAATGGGGGCCCTGGGTCTCCTGCTGGGGATCCATGGCTTAA